In Papio anubis isolate 15944 chromosome 17, Panubis1.0, whole genome shotgun sequence, the following are encoded in one genomic region:
- the SOX9 gene encoding transcription factor SOX-9 — protein sequence MNLLDPFMKMTDEQEKGLSGAPSPTMSEDSAGSPCPSGSGSDTENTRPQENTFPKGEPDLKKESEEDKFPVCIREAVSQVLKGYDWTLVPMPVRVNGSSKNKPHVKRPMNAFMVWAQAARRKLADQYPHLHNAELSKTLGKLWRLLNESEKRPFVEEAERLRVQHKKDHPDYKYQPRRRKSVKNGQAEAEEATEQTHISPNAIFKALQADSPHSSSGMSEVHSPGEHSGQSQGPPTPPTTPKTDVQPGKADLKREGRPLPEGGRQPPIDFRDVDIGELSSDVISNIETFDVNEFDQYLPPNGHPGVPATHGQVTYTGSYGISSTAATPAGAGHVWMSKQQAPPPPPQQPPQAPPAPQAPPQQQAAPPQQPAAPPQQPQAHTLTTLSSEPGQSQRTHIKTEQLSPSHYSEQQQHSPQQIAYSPFNLPHYSPSYPPITRSQYDYTDHQNSSSYYSHAAGQGTGLYSTFTYMNPAQRPMYTPIADTSGVPSIPQTHSPQHWEQPVYTQLTRP from the exons ATGAATCTCCTGGACCCCTTCATGAAGATGACCGACGAGCAGGAGAAGGGCCTGTCCGGCGCCCCCAGCCCCACCATGTCCGAGGACTCCGCGGGCTCGCCCTGCCCGTCGGGCTCCGGCTCGGACACCGAGAACACGCGGCCCCAGGAGAACACGTTCCCCAAGGGCGAGCCCGACCTGAAGAAGGAGAGCGAGGAGGACAAGTTCCCCGTGTGCATCCGCGAGGCGGTCAGCCAGGTGCTCAAGGGCTACGACTGGACGCTGGTGCCCATGCCGGTGCGCGTCAACGGCTCCAGCAAGAACAAGCCGCACGTCAAGCGGCCCATGAACGCCTTCATGGTGTGGGCGCAGGCGGCGCGCAGGAAGCTCGCGGACCAGTACCCGCACTTGCACAACGCCGAGCTCAGCAAGACGCTGGGCAAGCTCTGGAG ACTTCTGAACGAGAGCGAGAAGCGGCCCTTCGTGGAGGAGGCGGAGCGGCTGCGTGTGCAGCACAAGAAGGACCACCCGGATTACAAGTACCAGCCGCGGCGGAGGAAGTCGGTGAAGAACGGGCAGGCGGAGGCAGAGGAGGCCACGGAGCAGACGCACATCTCCCCCAACGCCATCTTCAAGGCGCTGCAGGCTGACTCGCCGCACTCCTCCTCCGGCATGAGCGAAGTGCACTCCCCCGGCGAGCACTCGG GGCAATCCCAGGGCCCACCgaccccacccaccacccccaaAACCGACGTGCAGCCGGGCAAGGCTGACCTGAAGCGAGAGGGGCGCCCCCTGCCAGAGGGGGGCAGACAGCCCCCCATCGACTTCCGCGACGTGGACATCGGCGAGCTGAGCAGCGACGTCATCTCCAACATCGAGACCTTCGACGTCAACGAGTTTGACCAGTACCTGCCGCCCAACGGCCACCCGGGGGTGCCGGCCACGCATGGCCAGGTCACCTACACGGGCAGCTACGGCATCAGCAGCACCGCGGCCACCCCGGCGGGCGCGGGCCACGTGTGGATGTCCAAGCAGCAGGCGCCACCGCCACCCCCGCAGCAGCCTCCGCAGGCCCCGCCGGCCCCGCAGGCGCCCCCCCAGCAGCAGGCGGCGCCCCCGCAGCAGCCGGCCGCGCCCCCGCAGCAGCCACAGGCGCACACGCTGACCACACTGAGCAGCGAGCCGGGCCAGTCCCAGCGAACGCACATCAAGACGGAGCAGCTGAGCCCCAGCCACTACAGCGAGCAGCAGCAGCACTCGCCCCAGCAGATCGCCTACAGCCCCTTCAACCTCCCGCACTACAGCCCTTCCTACCCGCCCATCACCCGCTCGCAGTACGACTACACCGACCACCAGAACTCCAGCTCCTACTACAGCCACGCGGCGGGCCAGGGCACCGGCCTCTATTCCACCTTCACCTACATGAACCCCGCCCAGCGCCCCATGTACACCCCCATCGCCGACACTTCTGGGGTTCCTTCCATCCCGCAGACCCACAGCCCCCAGCACTGGGAACAACCCGTCTACACACAGCTCACCCGACCTTGA